A stretch of Spirochaeta cellobiosiphila DSM 17781 DNA encodes these proteins:
- the truA gene encoding tRNA pseudouridine(38-40) synthase TruA, whose product MANNIRLDIAYDGTDYQGWQVQAKGGRTVQGELEKALEKIHKHPIKLIGSGRTDSGVHASHQVANFQTDLVNMEPSRFMLALNSLLPRDIRIKSSSLTHPDFHSRYDAVKRIYYYYIKSSWSSSPFDDRYCYTVRDELDIHLLNKMCRHLVGFHDYTTFTNPKDMSKTRTRHIYSAVFFPEGSYTVFKIAGNAFLWRMVRSIVGTLLECYRQGGEQSFVDRFHAKDRSATGVTAPARGLFLHKVYYKEDEYFPL is encoded by the coding sequence ATGGCGAATAATATTCGCCTGGATATTGCCTACGACGGGACAGATTATCAAGGTTGGCAAGTTCAAGCAAAAGGCGGCAGAACTGTACAGGGGGAGCTTGAAAAGGCTCTTGAAAAGATTCATAAGCATCCCATTAAGTTGATTGGCTCCGGTCGAACAGATTCGGGAGTTCATGCTTCTCATCAGGTTGCCAATTTTCAGACAGACCTTGTAAACATGGAGCCATCACGATTCATGTTAGCTCTAAACTCCCTGCTTCCCAGAGATATTCGCATTAAATCATCCTCATTGACTCATCCAGATTTCCATAGTCGGTACGATGCTGTGAAAAGGATCTATTACTATTATATAAAAAGCTCCTGGTCCTCAAGTCCCTTTGATGATCGTTATTGTTATACCGTAAGGGATGAATTGGATATCCATCTTCTAAATAAGATGTGTCGTCATTTAGTGGGATTTCATGATTATACAACCTTTACAAACCCAAAGGATATGAGTAAAACAAGAACACGCCACATCTATTCTGCTGTGTTTTTTCCTGAAGGATCGTATACAGTTTTCAAAATAGCAGGGAATGCCTTCTTGTGGCGAATGGTCAGAAGTATTGTAGGAACTCTATTGGAATGTTATCGTCAGGGGGGTGAACAAAGCTTTGTTGATAGATTCCATGCGAAGGATAGATCCGCTACAGGAGTGACCGCTCCCGCAAGAGGATTGTTTTTACATAAGGTGTATTACAAGGAGGATGAGTATTTCCCACTCTGA
- a CDS encoding CdaR family protein yields the protein MLNKLLNNWPAKVLCFVGAVVLFFFHKIDNLEETYFSVPLEVILPEGFIPASEYSHRVKINLKGQGDTVYSILEEDIRAYVDLSNRTQDGRYKASVEIEKKGTALGVDPLEVRVEPSQITLKLEKEYRKSIEVFPSISGYPAQGFKLDHYYMSPSSVDVVGPMSMVNSLRAITTEEVDISGREEDFTQRVRLVKDNDFLEYPGGNVVEFQGIIKQASILKTVDNLQIGLNDLAADLQVVGSLPEGRVQVKGLQRELESYKSYEYGLTIDCSDITEPGTYTKKIETYIPEGLLLLEYSPKVMTLEIKSKETP from the coding sequence ATGTTGAATAAACTTCTTAACAATTGGCCTGCCAAAGTACTATGCTTTGTTGGTGCGGTAGTCTTATTTTTCTTTCATAAGATAGATAACCTGGAAGAGACATACTTTAGTGTTCCTTTGGAAGTAATATTACCAGAAGGTTTTATTCCCGCTTCTGAGTATTCCCATCGTGTGAAAATAAACCTCAAAGGACAGGGGGATACGGTCTATTCTATCCTGGAAGAAGATATTAGAGCTTATGTAGATCTATCCAATCGGACTCAAGACGGTCGTTATAAAGCATCCGTTGAGATAGAGAAAAAGGGTACTGCTTTAGGAGTGGATCCGTTAGAGGTACGAGTGGAACCCTCTCAGATCACATTAAAATTAGAAAAAGAGTATAGGAAAAGTATAGAAGTTTTTCCTTCTATCAGTGGCTATCCTGCTCAGGGTTTTAAGCTGGATCATTATTATATGTCCCCTTCCTCTGTTGATGTAGTAGGGCCTATGAGTATGGTTAATTCTCTCAGAGCCATCACAACGGAAGAAGTTGATATCTCAGGTCGGGAGGAGGACTTCACCCAACGTGTCCGTTTGGTCAAAGATAATGACTTCCTGGAATATCCTGGAGGAAATGTTGTAGAGTTTCAGGGAATCATTAAACAAGCAAGTATCCTTAAAACTGTAGATAATCTGCAAATAGGGCTGAACGACTTAGCTGCTGATCTGCAAGTGGTAGGTTCCTTACCTGAGGGAAGAGTTCAGGTTAAAGGTTTGCAACGTGAGCTAGAATCTTATAAAAGCTATGAGTATGGACTGACTATTGATTGTTCAGATATAACAGAACCGGGAACTTATACGAAAAAGATTGAAACTTATATTCCAGAAGGACTCCTTCTGTTAGAGTATTCCCCTAAGGTAATGACACTCGAAATAAAATCCAAGGAGACACCATGA
- a CDS encoding uracil-DNA glycosylase family protein, translating to MSISHSEEIWNNINLLEDLLYNGGFKRNHGEFIPDNEIYVPAVQEEYKEEISSEANVELNIPSYGVTQPTVLITVDSGLNTDGLYEGDIRSFMGKWFDGIQLDWQAVCSYIQIPVNYPTDPESRKVVITEIKKYNPKAILCFGQNPASYLLGTKVSLEVLRGQVYRVENYPLLPTYAPPLVYKDPQLKRPVWEDLKRLRGLIDYA from the coding sequence ATGAGTATTTCCCACTCTGAAGAAATCTGGAACAATATTAATCTACTCGAGGATTTGCTATATAATGGCGGTTTTAAAAGAAACCATGGTGAATTTATTCCCGATAATGAAATTTATGTTCCTGCTGTACAAGAAGAATATAAAGAAGAGATCTCTAGTGAAGCCAATGTTGAACTTAATATACCTTCCTATGGAGTGACTCAACCTACTGTTCTCATCACTGTAGACTCAGGTTTGAATACAGATGGGTTGTATGAGGGGGATATACGTTCCTTTATGGGTAAATGGTTTGATGGAATACAATTAGACTGGCAGGCTGTTTGCTCTTATATTCAGATACCTGTTAATTATCCCACAGATCCAGAATCTCGAAAAGTTGTTATTACAGAGATAAAGAAGTACAATCCTAAAGCTATATTGTGTTTTGGACAGAATCCAGCTTCCTACTTATTAGGGACAAAGGTGTCTCTTGAAGTGTTACGTGGGCAAGTGTATCGAGTCGAGAATTATCCTCTCCTTCCTACCTATGCGCCTCCTCTAGTCTATAAGGATCCCCAATTAAAGCGACCTGTATGGGAAGATCTAAAAAGATTAAGAGGACTCATTGATTATGCCTAA
- a CDS encoding ACT domain-containing protein has product MRAMIAVVGMDRVGIIAGVSTFLSENSINILNINQTILDGFFTMMMNVDLDTMSITRDVLDEALTKLEEELQVKITIMSEEVLKAMHRI; this is encoded by the coding sequence ATGAGAGCAATGATTGCCGTTGTTGGCATGGATAGAGTTGGTATTATTGCAGGGGTGAGTACTTTCTTATCCGAAAATAGCATCAACATCCTTAATATCAATCAAACCATTCTTGATGGTTTTTTTACTATGATGATGAATGTAGACTTAGACACTATGTCCATCACTAGGGATGTACTGGATGAAGCACTGACAAAGCTTGAAGAAGAGCTTCAAGTCAAGATCACAATTATGTCAGAAGAAGTGCTAAAAGCGATGCACCGTATCTAA
- a CDS encoding holo-ACP synthase — protein sequence MILGVGIDVVHISRLTRWRNTKGLMERFFHEEELEAAIKRGSGMETSLAARFAAKEAFGKALGTGLNGITLKDIKVKNNHNGKPEIHLYGTALRAYEKTGGNALHLSLTHEKDNAVAIVIIEE from the coding sequence ATGATATTAGGAGTGGGCATTGATGTTGTTCATATTAGCCGTTTGACGAGATGGCGGAATACCAAAGGTTTGATGGAACGCTTTTTCCATGAAGAAGAGCTGGAGGCTGCCATTAAAAGAGGGTCTGGTATGGAAACCTCCCTGGCTGCCCGTTTTGCGGCTAAAGAAGCCTTTGGTAAAGCTCTAGGTACAGGTTTAAATGGTATTACCTTAAAAGATATAAAAGTTAAGAATAACCATAATGGAAAACCGGAAATTCACTTATATGGTACAGCCCTGCGGGCCTATGAGAAGACAGGAGGCAATGCTCTTCATTTAAGTCTGACACATGAAAAGGATAACGCTGTAGCCATTGTCATTATAGAGGAATAA
- the cdaA gene encoding diadenylate cyclase CdaA, translating to MDLLNTFLFREIIRPILDIALLSFLLYRGYRLLVQTRAIQLIKGLVLVLLLYGFANVFKLETVSWLLEIIAPGVVIAAAIVFQPELRKIFTQLGQGDWFKFQNRPKQSQLESILTAAEMLSGVRRGALITFVRKVGLKNIIDRGTPLNADITSSLLMTIFQFDTALHDGAVIIQGKKILSGGCFFPLSEQSDVRKSFGTRHRAALGLAEESDAVILVVSEESGAISLAYDSNLYYDLSIDEIRTRLKELLNFRLTAEEADVE from the coding sequence ATAGATCTACTGAATACCTTCCTGTTTAGAGAGATTATTCGGCCTATTCTTGATATTGCTCTCTTAAGCTTTTTGTTGTACCGCGGTTATCGGCTATTAGTACAAACGAGAGCTATTCAGCTTATTAAAGGCTTGGTCCTCGTTCTTCTACTCTATGGTTTTGCTAATGTCTTTAAATTGGAAACTGTAAGCTGGTTACTGGAGATTATCGCACCGGGTGTGGTCATTGCCGCAGCTATTGTTTTCCAACCGGAACTGAGGAAAATCTTTACTCAGTTGGGACAGGGAGATTGGTTTAAGTTTCAGAACAGACCTAAACAATCCCAGTTAGAATCCATCTTGACTGCTGCAGAAATGTTATCAGGTGTCCGTAGGGGAGCTTTGATTACTTTTGTCCGGAAGGTGGGTCTTAAAAACATCATCGACAGGGGGACTCCCTTAAATGCGGATATAACTTCCAGTTTACTTATGACTATCTTCCAGTTTGATACAGCCCTTCACGACGGAGCTGTTATCATTCAAGGCAAGAAGATTCTCTCCGGGGGGTGCTTTTTCCCTTTGAGTGAGCAATCAGATGTTCGTAAAAGTTTTGGAACCAGACATAGGGCGGCTCTGGGCTTAGCTGAAGAATCTGATGCTGTTATTTTGGTCGTGTCTGAAGAATCTGGTGCTATTTCCTTAGCTTATGATTCGAATCTATACTATGATTTATCTATTGATGAAATCCGAACCCGGCTCAAGGAATTGTTAAACTTCCGTTTGACGGCTGAGGAGGCGGATGTTGAATAA
- a CDS encoding DUF2225 domain-containing protein, which yields MAGKNKLTFLGKNKIKCPVCLEHFQKEELLTGGGRMIAGPLTDELRREYEPSKKYGEVFPLVYSVMVCPHCFYAAYPQDFPNVPESSLDNIKNDHILRANTMKKLIPDLNFENNRRLQEGVASYHLASMCYELLPKDFSPTFKMAMSVLRAAWLSTNLHKKYPGENWDYMREIYYHKANFLYSLVLEKEVSGAESLGGVTNFGPCSDKNFGYDGVLYLSGLLEYKFGGQGDRQRRLASLQSARQSISRIVGLGKSSKSKPSDILEMARDLHKSIGSLLKELEDGE from the coding sequence TTGGCTGGAAAAAACAAACTAACCTTTTTAGGTAAGAATAAAATAAAGTGTCCTGTGTGTTTGGAACACTTTCAAAAGGAAGAGCTTTTGACTGGGGGAGGGCGTATGATTGCCGGCCCTTTAACAGATGAGCTTCGTAGAGAATATGAGCCAAGTAAAAAGTATGGAGAGGTCTTTCCTCTCGTTTATTCTGTAATGGTTTGTCCACATTGTTTCTATGCTGCCTATCCTCAGGACTTTCCTAACGTCCCTGAAAGTAGTTTGGATAATATAAAGAATGATCATATTTTACGGGCCAATACGATGAAGAAATTGATCCCTGACTTGAACTTTGAAAACAATCGACGTTTGCAAGAAGGGGTCGCCAGTTATCATTTGGCTTCCATGTGCTATGAGTTACTCCCGAAAGATTTTAGTCCTACCTTTAAAATGGCCATGTCTGTTTTGAGAGCTGCCTGGTTAAGCACGAATCTTCATAAAAAATATCCAGGAGAAAACTGGGATTATATGAGAGAGATTTACTATCATAAAGCTAACTTCCTTTATTCCCTGGTATTAGAGAAAGAGGTCTCAGGAGCAGAATCTTTAGGTGGGGTAACTAATTTTGGTCCCTGTTCAGATAAGAATTTTGGTTATGATGGGGTTCTTTACTTATCTGGGCTACTGGAATACAAGTTTGGTGGACAAGGGGATAGGCAGAGACGTTTGGCCAGTCTTCAATCTGCCAGACAATCTATTAGTCGGATTGTCGGTTTAGGTAAGTCCAGTAAGTCAAAGCCTTCGGATATTCTGGAAATGGCCAGGGATCTTCACAAGTCCATTGGTAGTCTTCTTAAGGAATTAGAAGATGGCGAATAA
- the folP gene encoding dihydropteroate synthase, producing the protein MHLPRGRTLPIHDKTIIMGIINCTPDSFFSGSRQVTIEAALGTAMEMIADGADVLDLGGESSRPGAEYVEAQEEMDRLVPVIEEIRKHTDIPLSVDTRKASVAEACFEAGADILNDISALEDDEALIPLLNKGDWPVILMHKRGVPKDMQKAPTYVDPVGDIIIYLQSRVEYAISHNITKDRIILDPGIGFGKRLQDNLSILKSINRFHELGLPLLIGASRKSFIGTILENEPEDRLYGSLGAHAWSVAQGAQIVRVHDVKATSEMIRIIDEIKGVETPK; encoded by the coding sequence TTGCACTTACCCCGGGGAAGGACTCTCCCTATTCACGATAAAACAATTATCATGGGAATCATTAACTGTACGCCTGATTCTTTTTTTAGTGGAAGTAGACAGGTGACTATTGAAGCAGCCCTTGGTACGGCAATGGAGATGATTGCTGATGGGGCTGATGTATTGGACCTTGGAGGGGAATCTTCCCGTCCCGGTGCTGAGTATGTAGAGGCTCAGGAAGAGATGGACCGCCTTGTCCCTGTGATTGAAGAGATTCGTAAACACACGGATATTCCCCTATCTGTTGATACACGTAAAGCTAGTGTTGCGGAAGCCTGTTTTGAAGCTGGTGCTGATATTCTTAATGACATTAGTGCTCTGGAAGATGACGAAGCCTTGATTCCTTTATTAAACAAAGGGGATTGGCCTGTCATTCTTATGCATAAAAGGGGTGTTCCCAAGGATATGCAAAAGGCTCCCACTTATGTTGATCCTGTTGGGGATATTATCATATACCTACAAAGTAGAGTGGAATATGCAATCAGCCATAATATTACCAAAGATAGAATTATTCTGGATCCGGGAATCGGGTTTGGCAAAAGATTACAGGATAACCTCAGTATATTGAAATCCATTAATAGATTCCATGAACTAGGATTGCCTTTACTGATAGGAGCCTCCCGTAAGTCCTTTATTGGTACAATATTGGAAAACGAACCGGAGGATCGTCTGTATGGTTCTCTAGGGGCTCATGCCTGGTCCGTAGCCCAAGGAGCACAAATTGTTCGTGTTCATGATGTGAAAGCTACTTCGGAAATGATAAGGATTATTGATGAAATAAAAGGAGTGGAAACTCCTAAGTGA
- a CDS encoding PFL family protein gives MMYTPFEIQETLNMFTVDKLDIRTITMGISLIDCVGQTGASTAEKVYEKIVGRAKRLLSTGREIERELGIPIINKRISVTPISLITEPFSLSERIEVAHALDRAAKEVGVDFLGGYSALIPKGQTPGETIFLNSIPEALGSTDKLCGSVNIGSSKAGINMDGVATMGRIIKELAARTADTQALGCAKLVVFANAVEDNPFMAGAFHGVGEPDTVIHVGVSGPGVVKNAIEKMKGAPLQDLAEEIKKIAFKITRLGQLVANEAARKLQVSPGILDLSLAPTPAVGDSVARILEEMGLEHTGAPGTTAALAMLNDAVKKGGLMASSQVGGLSGAFIPVTEDEGMVQAVQKGALTLEKLEAMTCVCSVGLDMIAIPGDVTAETLSGIIADEAAIGVINNKTTAVRLLPVPGAKPGDWAEYGGLLGGAPVMDVNRFSCHDFIKRGGRIPAPVHSFKN, from the coding sequence TTGATGTATACACCCTTTGAAATACAAGAAACACTTAACATGTTCACCGTTGATAAGCTTGATATCAGAACCATTACCATGGGTATTAGTCTGATTGATTGTGTAGGGCAAACAGGAGCATCAACAGCTGAAAAGGTCTATGAAAAGATTGTAGGCCGGGCAAAACGCCTATTGTCTACTGGAAGAGAGATTGAAAGAGAGTTGGGTATTCCCATCATTAATAAGCGTATATCAGTAACTCCTATCAGTCTTATAACTGAACCCTTTAGTTTAAGTGAACGTATAGAAGTCGCCCATGCTCTCGATAGAGCAGCCAAAGAAGTGGGCGTAGATTTTCTGGGAGGTTATTCAGCCCTCATTCCCAAGGGACAAACCCCAGGGGAGACTATCTTTCTTAACAGTATTCCTGAAGCCCTTGGTTCAACGGACAAATTATGCGGCTCTGTTAATATTGGTTCTTCCAAAGCAGGTATCAATATGGATGGTGTTGCCACTATGGGACGAATCATAAAGGAATTAGCGGCTAGAACAGCAGATACTCAGGCCTTAGGCTGTGCCAAACTTGTGGTATTTGCCAACGCAGTGGAAGACAATCCTTTTATGGCGGGTGCCTTCCATGGAGTGGGCGAACCCGACACGGTTATTCATGTTGGAGTATCTGGACCTGGTGTTGTCAAAAATGCCATTGAAAAAATGAAAGGAGCTCCCTTACAGGACCTGGCAGAGGAAATTAAAAAGATAGCCTTCAAAATCACCAGATTAGGACAATTGGTAGCTAATGAAGCAGCACGAAAATTACAAGTTAGTCCGGGGATTTTGGATTTAAGTCTGGCTCCTACTCCAGCGGTAGGAGATTCTGTAGCTCGTATTTTAGAAGAAATGGGATTAGAGCATACGGGAGCACCGGGAACAACAGCGGCTTTGGCCATGCTTAATGATGCTGTCAAAAAAGGAGGTCTAATGGCTTCCAGTCAAGTGGGCGGCTTATCAGGAGCCTTCATTCCTGTCACAGAAGACGAAGGAATGGTACAAGCCGTTCAAAAAGGGGCACTTACCCTTGAAAAGTTGGAAGCTATGACCTGTGTCTGTTCTGTTGGCTTGGATATGATTGCCATTCCAGGTGATGTCACAGCAGAAACCTTATCCGGGATTATTGCTGATGAAGCAGCCATAGGTGTGATCAATAACAAGACCACAGCAGTACGTCTTCTTCCCGTACCGGGAGCTAAACCGGGAGATTGGGCCGAATATGGCGGATTATTAGGTGGTGCACCTGTTATGGATGTGAATCGTTTTAGCTGTCATGACTTTATTAAACGAGGGGGAAGAATCCCCGCACCGGTCCATTCTTTTAAGAACTAA
- the priA gene encoding replication restart helicase PriA, which produces MPNYIRVIFNTPLHNEFTYLPPDKDEGITVGMRIEAPFGKLKKIGIIIGVDQEFHGEYELKQIIRLIDKQPLLTEDLISLGQWVSSFYYCSLGEALFMMLPSGKREKSLPALFEEEIAPPKVIHLSEEQQQALDAIITGDKDWLYLYGITGSGKTEVFLRAAEYMIGHDKGVIYLVPEIALSQQLSEHLRQRFKGQLAILHSRLTPSQKLTEWNRILSGEAKIVVGARSAIFAPMPQLGLIIIDEEHEGSYKAGSTPRYHARQVAFLRSKNHNAKLVMGSATPSVEAYKLMQDKRIERLNLTKRLAGGHMPELNVVDLRLSKDLITKDLYSAIDNALKEGRQALLFLNRRGFTYTFHCNSCGEEITCKHCSVPLTYHKSKKALVCHYCGYQEPIRNVCPSCGSLDIGYHGFGTEHVEEEVQKLFPNHIVERLDTDSVQKKGVLEKAIKDFQEGRIHILIGTQMVAKGLNFPGVQVVGILMADSGLGLPDFRASERTFSLLTQVAGRAGRFTPDGKVYIQTLRPDAPSIRLSSKMKITQFYNDELNMRKILDFPPYTRLIKLTFRSKNKNKAGEDAKACLQDLMFLESDKTEILGPAEAPLFQIAQNYRYQLLIKTKDFNQVHHQLALYVKEVNPSSSVYREIDIDPIQMM; this is translated from the coding sequence ATGCCTAATTACATTAGGGTCATTTTTAATACTCCCTTACATAATGAGTTTACCTATCTTCCTCCTGATAAGGATGAAGGTATCACTGTCGGAATGAGGATTGAAGCTCCCTTTGGTAAGCTAAAAAAGATTGGCATTATCATTGGTGTTGATCAGGAATTCCACGGGGAGTATGAATTAAAGCAAATTATTAGACTCATTGATAAGCAACCCTTATTAACGGAAGATCTTATTAGTTTGGGTCAATGGGTATCCTCTTTTTATTATTGTTCCCTGGGAGAAGCCTTATTTATGATGCTTCCTTCGGGTAAAAGAGAAAAAAGTCTACCTGCTTTGTTTGAGGAAGAAATCGCTCCTCCCAAAGTCATCCACTTAAGTGAGGAACAGCAACAAGCTTTGGATGCCATCATTACTGGTGATAAGGACTGGCTTTACCTCTATGGTATCACTGGTTCCGGGAAGACAGAGGTCTTTCTCAGGGCGGCAGAGTACATGATCGGACATGATAAAGGCGTTATTTATCTTGTTCCTGAAATAGCCCTGTCACAACAGTTATCTGAACACCTAAGACAGCGCTTTAAGGGGCAATTAGCTATCCTTCATAGTCGTCTTACACCCAGTCAGAAGCTAACCGAATGGAATCGTATCCTCAGTGGGGAAGCTAAGATTGTTGTAGGGGCACGGTCTGCTATCTTTGCTCCCATGCCTCAATTGGGATTGATCATCATTGATGAAGAACACGAAGGTTCTTATAAAGCGGGTTCAACGCCCAGGTATCATGCAAGGCAAGTCGCTTTTTTACGTTCCAAGAATCATAATGCTAAGCTTGTTATGGGCTCGGCAACCCCCTCTGTAGAAGCGTATAAATTGATGCAGGATAAGAGGATAGAGCGACTTAATTTAACAAAACGTTTGGCTGGCGGTCATATGCCTGAGCTGAATGTGGTAGATCTTCGATTGTCTAAAGACCTTATCACAAAGGATTTATATTCTGCTATCGATAATGCCCTGAAGGAAGGGCGTCAGGCTTTGCTATTCTTGAATCGCCGTGGTTTTACCTATACCTTTCATTGTAATAGTTGTGGTGAGGAAATCACTTGCAAGCATTGCTCTGTTCCTTTAACTTATCACAAAAGTAAAAAGGCCTTAGTCTGCCATTACTGTGGTTATCAGGAGCCCATTAGAAATGTCTGTCCCTCCTGTGGAAGCCTGGATATAGGCTATCATGGTTTTGGAACGGAGCATGTGGAGGAAGAAGTACAAAAACTATTCCCCAATCATATCGTTGAACGTTTAGATACAGATTCGGTTCAAAAGAAGGGTGTTCTTGAGAAGGCCATCAAAGATTTTCAGGAAGGCCGGATACATATTCTCATTGGAACACAGATGGTGGCCAAAGGTTTAAACTTTCCCGGAGTACAGGTGGTGGGAATCCTCATGGCTGATTCGGGATTGGGATTACCGGATTTTCGTGCTAGTGAGAGAACCTTTAGCCTTTTAACACAAGTTGCCGGCCGGGCAGGGCGCTTCACTCCAGATGGCAAAGTATATATCCAGACCTTACGTCCTGATGCGCCTTCTATACGGTTATCTTCCAAGATGAAAATCACGCAATTCTACAATGATGAATTGAATATGAGGAAGATTTTGGATTTTCCTCCTTATACAAGATTAATAAAACTAACTTTTCGTTCTAAAAATAAGAATAAAGCTGGGGAGGATGCCAAAGCCTGTCTGCAGGATTTGATGTTTCTTGAGTCTGATAAAACAGAGATTCTTGGTCCTGCTGAAGCTCCTTTATTTCAGATTGCTCAGAACTATCGTTATCAATTGCTCATCAAAACTAAGGATTTTAATCAAGTCCACCATCAATTAGCCCTTTATGTCAAAGAGGTGAATCCTTCCAGCAGTGTGTATCGGGAGATCGATATTGATCCTATACAGATGATGTAG